A portion of the Symphalangus syndactylus isolate Jambi chromosome 13, NHGRI_mSymSyn1-v2.1_pri, whole genome shotgun sequence genome contains these proteins:
- the FAM187B gene encoding protein FAM187B, with protein MPPMLWLLLHFAAPALGFYFSISCPSGKQCQQALLSGNDILLYCNSSGAHWYYLFTQGKKGRLTSLTNISNMEIVPEGSLLIKDPLPSQTGLYHCWNKNGRQVVQYEIDFQDVTTLHITHKDLGQKPLKNETLHLGSKQLIFTRWEPWQDCNLCEEPGERKRLGYCYIEEPLEEAMPCWLYLGEVLGWSSRLRPELQVEACHVQCTNNTQLRVDYVIFDNFRLDEKTEFVWLDCPLGSMYRPINWHANDTPLTWESQLSGRDFTTFLDPSTGGRQLQVFQPAIYKCYVQQELVAQFNPAASPETLEAQWRENDAQWREARKALRGRADSVLKGLKLVLLVGTVLALLGALLKFIRPSPGKRSTQVLVVK; from the exons ATGCCACCCATGCTGTGGCTGCTGCTCCACTTTGCTGCCCCGGCGCTGGGGTTCTACTTTTCCATCAGCTGCCCCAGTGGTAAGCAGTGCCAACAGGCCCTACTCTCCGGCAATGATATTCTCCTGTATTGCAATTCCTCGGGGGCACACTGGTACTACTTATTCACACAAGGCAAGAAGGGCAGGCTCACCAGCCTCACCAATATTTCCAATATGGAAATAGTGCCCGAGGGCAGCCTTCTCATTAAAGATCCATTGCCCTCCCAGACGGGCCTCTACCACTGCTGGAACAAGAATGGCCGCCAAGTGGTGCAGTATGAAATTGACTTCCAGGACGTCACCACCCTACATATAACACACAAGGACCTGGGTCAGAAGCCCCTGAAGAACGAGACCCTGCATTTGGGCAGCAAACAGCTCATTTTTACCCGGTGGGAGCCCTGGCAGGACTGCAACCTCTGTGAGGAGCCGGGCGAGCGTAAACGCCTGGGGTACTGCTACATTGAGGAGCCTCTGGAGGAAGCCATGCCCTGCTGGCTCTATCTGGGAGAGGTGCTGGGGTGGTCTAGCCGCTTGCGGCCTGAGCTGCAGGTGGAAGCCTGCCACGTCCAGTGCACCAATAACACACAGTTAAGGGTGGATTACGTCATTTTTGACAACTTCAGGCTCGATGAGAAGACAGAATTTGTGTGGCTCGACTGTCCCTTAGGATCCATGTACAG GCCCATCAACTGGCATGCCAACGACACCCCCCTGACGTGGGAGAGCCAGCTCTCCGGCCGGGACTTCACCACCTTTCTGGACCCCTCTACCGGCGGCAGGCAGCTGCAGGTCTTCCAGCCGGCCATCTACAAGTGCTACGTGCAGCAGGAGCTCGTGGCCCAGTTCAACCCCGCCGCCAGTCCGGAGACGCTGGAGGCTCAGTGGAGAGAGAACGATGCCCAGTGGCGGGAGGCAAGGAAGGCCCTGCGGGGCAGGGCGGACTCCGTGCTCAAGGGGCTGAAGCTGGTGCTGCTCGTGGGCACCGTCCTGGCCCTGCTGGGGGCGCTGCTCAAGTTCATCCGCCCTTCCCCTGGCAAGAGAAGCACACAGGTGCTGGTGGTGAAATAA
- the LOC129459572 gene encoding protein FAM187B-like isoform X2, with amino-acid sequence MLINCAYKDLCQRALLSGSDAVLKCDHPMALWYFSSILGEDLSLLNSMPDIRKLPGGSLQLTNPQPSQTGLYYGQGNDDTFMVQYEIDFQDVTTLHVTHKSLDQKSLQNETLILDGKVLIFTHWDPWQDCNRCGEPGERKRLGYCYIEEPLEKPMPCRLYLRDEKMQFSRMQPELQVKACHVPCNPVKEIHQPYLIFDIY; translated from the coding sequence ATGTTAATCAACTGTGCCTACAAGGACCTCTGCCAGCGAGCCCTACTCTCAGGCAGTGATGCTGTCCTGAAGTGTGACCATCCCATGGCACTCTGGTACTTCTCTTCCATTCTTGGGGAAGATCTTTCTCTGCTTAATTCAATGCCTGACATAAGGAAACTGCCTGGGGGTAGCCTTCAACTGACCAACCCTCAGCCCTCCCAGACCGGCCTCTATTACGGCCAGGGCAATGATGATACCTTCATGGTACAATACGAGATCGACTTCCAGGATGTCACCACCCTTCATGTTACGCACAAGAGCCTAGACCAAAAGTCCCTGCAGAATGAGACCCTGATCCTGGATGGCAAGGTACTCATCTTTACCCACTGGGACCCCTGGCAGGACTGTAACCGCTGTGGGGAACCGGGTGAGCGCAAACGCCTGGGGTACTGCTACATTGAGGAGCCCCTGGAAAAACCCATGCCCTGCCGGCTGTATCTGAGAGATGAGAAGATGCAATTCAGCCGCATGCAGCCCGAACTGCAGGTGAAAGCCTGCCACGTACCCTGCAACCCCGTTAAGGAAATTCACCAGCCATACCTCATCTTTGACATTTACTAG